In Lachnospiraceae bacterium, one DNA window encodes the following:
- a CDS encoding TIGR01212 family radical SAM protein (This family includes YhcC from E. coli K-12, an uncharacterized radical SAM protein.), with translation MEHNWNGRPYHSLDWELKHTFGHKVYKLSLDAGLTCPNRDGTLGTRGCIFCSEGGSGDFAEILQTDVWDQIEAAKKRVSNKTGSDKNINYIAYFQSFTNTYGPVSYLKPLFERAISHPDIASLSIATRPDCLGDDIIDLLKELNSKKPVWVELGLQTIHDKTAHFIRRGYELPVFENALNRLKKAGLTVIVHVILGLPGETTDQMKETVKYLADQPIDGIKLQLLHILKGTDLADIYQKDPFHVFSMEEYIDLVIDCITLLPPRITIHRMTGDGPKNLLIAPLWSGNKRLVLNLMHKRLKERGAWQGQCYLSSLP, from the coding sequence ATGGAACACAACTGGAACGGCCGTCCCTATCACAGTCTGGACTGGGAGCTGAAACATACATTTGGACATAAAGTATATAAACTGTCACTGGATGCAGGTCTTACCTGTCCTAACCGGGACGGCACCCTGGGAACCAGAGGATGTATTTTCTGCAGCGAAGGCGGTTCCGGGGATTTTGCCGAAATCCTGCAGACCGATGTATGGGATCAGATCGAAGCTGCCAAAAAGCGTGTAAGCAATAAGACCGGTTCTGATAAAAATATCAATTACATTGCTTATTTTCAGTCCTTTACCAATACCTATGGGCCTGTTTCTTATTTAAAACCTTTATTTGAACGTGCCATCAGCCATCCGGATATTGCCTCCTTGTCTATTGCCACAAGACCGGACTGCCTGGGGGATGATATTATTGACCTGTTAAAGGAATTAAACAGTAAGAAGCCGGTCTGGGTGGAGCTTGGGCTTCAGACGATCCATGATAAAACTGCACATTTTATCCGCAGAGGCTATGAACTTCCTGTATTTGAGAATGCCTTAAACCGGCTGAAAAAAGCAGGACTCACTGTGATCGTTCATGTAATTCTGGGACTTCCCGGTGAGACCACGGATCAGATGAAGGAAACTGTAAAATATCTGGCAGACCAGCCCATTGACGGGATCAAACTCCAGCTGCTGCACATATTAAAAGGGACCGATCTGGCAGATATCTACCAGAAGGATCCCTTTCACGTATTTTCTATGGAAGAATACATCGACCTTGTGATCGACTGTATCACTCTTTTGCCTCCCCGGATCACCATACACCGTATGACCGGTGACGGACCGAAAAATCTCCTGATCGCGCCTTTATGGAGCGGAAATAAGAGACTTGTATTAAATCTGATGCATAAGAGACTGAAGGAACGCGGAGCATGGCAGGGACAATGCTATTTATCCTCTTTACCCTAG
- a CDS encoding nicotinate phosphoribosyltransferase, translating into MDHRNLTLLTDLYELTMMQGYFKEKDANETVIFDMFYRTNPHGNGFAICAGLEQAIEYIKGLHFDESDIEYLRSLNIFEEDFLEYLSTFRFTGDIYAIPEGTVVFPRESLIKVIAPIMQAQLVETALLTIINHQSLIATKTERIVHAAKGDGVMEFGLRRAQGPDAGTYGARAAMIAGCIGTSNVLCGKMFDVPVKGTHAHSWIMSFPDELTAFRTYAKLYPSACILLVDTYDTLKSGVPNAIKVFKEMREAGIPLTFYGIRLDSGDLAYLSKKAKKMLDAAGFPDAVISASNDLDEYLIDSLKVQGATINSWGVGTNLITAKDCPSFGGVYKLAAVKDKTTGEFIPKIKLSENAEKITNPGNKTIYRIYDKENGKIIADLICLVGEKFDTNNSLLLFDPQETWKKTLLAPGSYTMRELLVPVFLNGECVYESPKVMDIQKYCKKELDTLWDESKRLVNPHTVHVDLSNELWQTKQKLLDSYHKK; encoded by the coding sequence ATGGATCACAGAAATCTCACATTACTCACTGACCTGTATGAACTGACGATGATGCAGGGCTATTTTAAGGAAAAAGACGCAAACGAAACTGTCATCTTCGATATGTTCTACCGTACCAATCCCCATGGAAATGGTTTTGCCATTTGTGCCGGTCTGGAACAGGCCATTGAATATATTAAAGGACTCCATTTTGACGAAAGTGATATTGAATATTTAAGAAGTTTAAATATATTTGAAGAAGACTTCTTAGAGTATCTTAGTACTTTCCGTTTTACAGGCGATATCTACGCTATCCCGGAAGGTACCGTTGTATTCCCAAGAGAGTCTTTAATTAAAGTAATCGCGCCGATCATGCAGGCACAGCTGGTTGAAACAGCACTTCTTACCATTATCAACCACCAGAGTCTGATCGCAACTAAAACAGAGCGTATTGTTCACGCTGCAAAGGGTGACGGTGTTATGGAATTCGGTCTCCGCCGTGCCCAGGGCCCTGATGCCGGTACTTACGGCGCAAGAGCTGCCATGATTGCAGGCTGTATTGGTACTTCCAATGTACTCTGCGGAAAAATGTTTGATGTTCCGGTAAAAGGAACCCATGCACACAGCTGGATCATGAGCTTCCCAGATGAACTGACTGCTTTCCGTACCTATGCAAAGCTGTATCCATCTGCATGTATCCTGTTAGTAGATACTTATGATACTTTAAAATCCGGTGTTCCAAATGCGATCAAAGTATTTAAGGAAATGAGAGAAGCCGGTATCCCGCTGACCTTCTACGGAATCCGTTTAGACAGCGGCGACCTGGCATATTTATCAAAGAAGGCAAAGAAGATGCTGGATGCAGCAGGATTCCCGGATGCAGTTATTTCCGCATCCAATGACCTGGATGAATACCTGATCGACAGCTTAAAGGTACAGGGCGCTACCATCAATTCCTGGGGCGTTGGCACCAACCTGATCACAGCGAAGGACTGCCCCTCCTTTGGCGGTGTTTACAAGTTAGCTGCTGTAAAGGACAAGACCACCGGTGAGTTCATTCCAAAGATCAAATTATCTGAAAATGCTGAAAAGATCACCAATCCAGGAAACAAGACCATTTATCGTATTTATGACAAGGAAAACGGCAAGATCATCGCAGATCTGATCTGTCTGGTAGGTGAGAAGTTTGATACTAACAATTCTCTCCTCCTCTTCGACCCACAGGAAACATGGAAGAAAACCTTATTAGCACCTGGCAGCTACACCATGCGTGAGCTGTTAGTACCAGTCTTCTTAAACGGCGAATGCGTTTATGAATCACCAAAGGTAATGGATATCCAGAAATACTGTAAGAAAGAACTGGATACCTTATGGGATGAGTCCAAACGTCTGGTAAATCCACACACCGTTCATGTAGATCTTTCTAATGAATTGTGGCAGACGAAACAGAAATTACTGGACAGTTATCATAAAAAATAA
- a CDS encoding DegV family protein: MTYKIIGDSCLDLTEELKKDPKFQMVPLTLQVGDAQVVDDETFDQKAFIRMVKECPECPKTACPSPEIFKQAYEAADAEAVFVITLSSHLSGSYNSAALAKQLYEEEMKEKGIESSKKIEILDSESASAGQLDQALYVQELCEQGLGFEEVVEKLRKFRDEMHTYFVLESLDTLRKNGRLSGLQAFFATALNIKPIMGAEHGVIIKLDQARGINKGLQRMCDIAVKEAGDTTGKRAVVCHVNNPERGEYVKQELAKRADFKEIVVTNAAGVATVYANDGGIVLAIG, from the coding sequence ATGACTTACAAGATCATTGGAGACAGCTGTCTTGATCTGACAGAAGAGCTGAAAAAGGACCCTAAGTTCCAGATGGTACCGCTGACATTGCAGGTGGGGGATGCACAGGTGGTAGATGATGAAACTTTTGATCAGAAAGCTTTTATCCGCATGGTGAAGGAGTGCCCGGAGTGCCCGAAAACTGCCTGCCCTTCCCCTGAGATCTTTAAACAAGCATATGAGGCAGCAGATGCAGAGGCTGTATTTGTGATCACTCTTTCCAGCCATTTAAGCGGAAGCTATAATTCAGCAGCCCTTGCAAAGCAGCTGTATGAAGAGGAGATGAAGGAAAAAGGGATTGAGTCTTCTAAAAAGATTGAAATTCTGGACTCTGAATCCGCATCTGCAGGACAGTTAGATCAGGCCCTTTATGTGCAGGAGCTTTGCGAACAGGGCTTAGGCTTTGAAGAAGTAGTGGAAAAACTGAGAAAGTTCCGGGATGAGATGCATACCTACTTTGTTCTTGAAAGTCTGGATACCTTACGTAAGAACGGCAGACTTTCCGGTTTGCAGGCATTTTTTGCAACAGCCTTAAATATCAAACCTATTATGGGGGCTGAACATGGCGTGATCATTAAATTAGACCAGGCAAGAGGTATTAACAAGGGACTTCAGAGAATGTGCGACATTGCCGTTAAAGAAGCTGGGGATACCACAGGAAAACGGGCTGTTGTATGTCATGTAAATAATCCGGAAAGAGGAGAGTACGTAAAGCAGGAACTGGCAAAACGTGCAGATTTTAAGGAAATCGTGGTGACCAATGCAGCTGGTGTGGCTACCGTATATGCAAATGATGGCGGAATTGTGCTGGCAATTGGTTAA
- a CDS encoding transposase produces the protein MKSVYKIPEKIKGLSDKRKRRTIPLFNIVMPALLFLMLQYESFHTVFSAPESMGKRLKNCIHGKIPKIDAVRDLLTQIDPDEIREIHDQTIDIIKSNRVFREGTIGGYVVAGIDGVELFNSTKKSCSDCLSRKNRAGETEYFHRSVVCMTVGKTPHVILGQEMLKPRDGAEKDEGELTGGKKLIRRLKERHGHFADVIVADALYLNAPFINTIKECGLDAVIRLKDERRELFQDAESLFKRDEGKKRSFTCGKKNIEVWDLSGFEIDNSPHKLRVIRYHESWKENERRMWLVTTLDQGEPRVLWEMMNRRWDIEENGFHQLKTYYHAKHCYCHAATEVIFDLMIIGFNMRELYLYRRIQRFKESGISRKSVNRKFCDELLLEKVKSILYEKGG, from the coding sequence ATGAAAAGTGTATATAAAATCCCGGAGAAAATCAAGGGGTTATCGGACAAAAGAAAAAGAAGAACGATCCCATTATTTAATATCGTCATGCCGGCACTGCTCTTTCTGATGCTGCAGTATGAGAGTTTTCATACAGTTTTTTCTGCGCCTGAAAGTATGGGAAAACGATTGAAAAACTGCATACATGGAAAAATACCTAAAATTGATGCGGTCCGTGACCTTCTTACCCAGATAGATCCAGATGAGATCCGTGAGATCCACGACCAGACGATCGATATCATAAAAAGCAACCGTGTATTTCGGGAAGGGACTATAGGTGGATATGTTGTAGCCGGTATCGATGGAGTGGAATTGTTCAACAGCACAAAAAAGTCCTGTTCGGACTGCCTTAGCCGGAAAAACCGTGCAGGTGAAACAGAATATTTCCACCGGAGCGTGGTCTGTATGACAGTAGGAAAAACGCCACATGTAATCCTGGGCCAGGAAATGTTAAAACCGAGGGACGGAGCGGAAAAAGATGAAGGAGAACTGACAGGAGGAAAAAAGCTGATCAGACGTCTGAAGGAAAGACACGGACATTTCGCAGATGTGATCGTAGCAGATGCGCTGTATCTGAATGCCCCATTTATCAATACGATAAAAGAGTGCGGACTGGATGCGGTGATCCGACTAAAAGATGAACGAAGGGAACTGTTTCAGGATGCGGAAAGCCTGTTTAAGCGGGATGAGGGGAAAAAAAGGTCGTTTACCTGTGGAAAAAAGAATATAGAAGTCTGGGATCTTTCAGGATTTGAGATAGATAATAGTCCCCATAAGCTTCGTGTGATCCGATATCATGAAAGCTGGAAAGAAAACGAACGCCGGATGTGGCTGGTAACGACTCTGGATCAAGGGGAACCTCGGGTTTTATGGGAGATGATGAACCGAAGATGGGATATAGAAGAGAATGGATTCCACCAGTTGAAAACGTATTATCACGCAAAACATTGCTATTGCCATGCAGCAACAGAAGTAATATTTGATCTGATGATCATCGGCTTCAACATGAGAGAATTATACCTGTATCGCCGTATTCAAAGATTTAAAGAAAGTGGAATCAGCCGAAAAAGTGTGAACCGGAAGTTTTGTGATGAGCTATTATTGGAAAAAGTAAAAAGTATCTTGTATGAAAAGGGCGGATAG
- a CDS encoding cation diffusion facilitator family transporter, giving the protein MTDFLVKCFVKDHDKTEEPQVRTSYGILASIVGICCNLLLFASKLFIGILVNSVSVMADAFNNLSDAASSIIGFIGVRMAGKPADSDHPFGHGRIEYISAFIVAFLVIQVGVSLFKTSLGKVIHPEEVYFKWISVLILLISVGVKFWLSQFNKKLGSRINSKVMEATAADAMGDVMTTSAAILSLLALKYLKWNIDGVVGLAVSVAVMYGGLNIAKDTLAPLIGEAIDPEIYEEISNFVEGYEGILGTHDLLVHNYGPSHSMASIHAEVPSNYDPEYSHEIIDRIERDASKKFNMMLVIHMDPVERDNKRLAQYRSLISRVLMDIDIRLSFHDFRMVGAGKNVCLVFDLVVPREYKASAVSRLKNRINNEVSRREPGCRCSITAENSFRSEKHVSD; this is encoded by the coding sequence ATTTTTTAGTAAAATGTTTTGTGAAAGATCATGATAAGACAGAAGAGCCCCAGGTACGCACCAGCTATGGTATTCTGGCCAGTATCGTGGGCATCTGCTGTAATCTTTTGTTGTTTGCGTCCAAGCTGTTTATTGGCATTCTGGTAAATAGTGTGTCTGTTATGGCAGATGCCTTTAACAACTTATCGGATGCAGCTTCTTCCATTATTGGTTTTATTGGTGTGCGTATGGCGGGAAAACCAGCAGACAGTGATCATCCATTTGGGCATGGACGGATCGAGTATATTTCGGCTTTTATTGTGGCCTTTTTGGTCATTCAGGTGGGGGTTTCACTGTTTAAGACTTCGCTTGGTAAAGTCATTCATCCGGAAGAAGTGTATTTTAAATGGATTTCTGTTCTGATCCTTCTTATTTCTGTGGGAGTAAAATTCTGGCTGTCCCAGTTTAATAAAAAACTGGGAAGCAGGATCAATTCCAAGGTAATGGAAGCTACCGCTGCAGATGCCATGGGAGATGTAATGACCACCAGTGCGGCTATTTTATCACTTCTGGCATTGAAATATCTGAAATGGAATATTGATGGTGTTGTAGGTCTGGCAGTTTCTGTGGCTGTTATGTATGGCGGATTGAATATTGCAAAGGATACACTGGCACCTTTGATTGGAGAAGCGATTGATCCGGAGATTTATGAGGAGATATCTAATTTTGTGGAAGGATATGAAGGAATATTGGGAACCCATGACCTGCTCGTCCATAATTATGGGCCGTCCCATAGCATGGCGTCCATTCATGCCGAAGTTCCAAGCAATTATGACCCGGAATACTCCCATGAGATCATTGACCGGATCGAGCGGGATGCATCAAAAAAATTTAACATGATGCTGGTGATCCACATGGATCCGGTAGAGCGGGATAATAAACGTCTGGCCCAGTATCGTTCCCTGATCAGCCGTGTGCTTATGGATATTGATATCCGTCTTTCTTTCCATGATTTCCGCATGGTAGGGGCAGGAAAAAATGTGTGCCTGGTGTTTGATCTTGTAGTTCCAAGAGAATATAAAGCATCTGCGGTGAGCAGACTGAAGAACAGGATCAACAATGAAGTCAGCCGCCGGGAGCCGGGATGCCGCTGTTCTATTACAGCAGAAAACAGTTTTCGTTCAGAGAAGCATGTATCTGACTGA
- a CDS encoding CapA family protein — translation MNRKKWICTAAAITGLLLAVIVGLSVRHMKNGSYVSASELAGQKRAEASKDQENVAETEKIEDIENSSNGQNLDEAAAKNEKESVMDEPETDSQESESEPEEAGQPVKLVFSGDILLSDHVMNAYKNGGIRSVLDSQFQSVIDEADIFMANEEFPFSTRGTPAEDKQFTFRVAPSTIFVFKELGIDIVTLANNHAMDYGTDALLDTCDTLDEAGISRVGAGKNLDEAKAPVILEAQGKKIGFLGASRVIPAGSWNATSTKPGMLTTYDPKILVDEIKKLRSQCDYLVVYVHWGIERKETPEDYQRSLGKQYIDAGADIVIGSHPHVLQGVEYYKGKPVVYSLGNFIFGSSIPKTALLKVQWDGEDSQLTFVSGTSSAGYTRVLENADQKADFASYMTGISYGVTVEKDGNVVPQQ, via the coding sequence ATGAACAGAAAAAAATGGATATGCACAGCGGCCGCTATTACAGGGCTGCTGTTGGCAGTTATAGTGGGATTATCGGTCCGCCATATGAAAAACGGCTCTTATGTAAGTGCCAGTGAGCTGGCGGGGCAGAAAAGAGCAGAAGCTTCTAAAGACCAGGAAAATGTTGCTGAGACAGAAAAAATCGAAGACATTGAAAATAGCAGCAATGGACAAAATCTGGATGAAGCAGCAGCTAAAAATGAAAAGGAAAGCGTTATGGATGAGCCAGAAACTGACAGTCAGGAAAGTGAATCTGAGCCAGAGGAAGCTGGTCAGCCGGTAAAATTGGTCTTTTCCGGTGACATCCTTCTGTCAGACCATGTGATGAATGCCTATAAAAATGGCGGTATCCGGAGTGTACTGGACAGTCAGTTCCAGTCCGTGATCGATGAGGCAGACATTTTCATGGCAAATGAGGAATTTCCATTTAGTACCAGGGGAACGCCGGCAGAGGATAAACAGTTTACTTTCCGGGTGGCACCATCCACGATCTTTGTTTTTAAAGAACTGGGGATCGATATTGTAACACTGGCAAATAATCATGCCATGGATTATGGTACAGATGCTTTACTGGATACCTGCGATACTTTGGATGAAGCCGGTATATCAAGAGTAGGAGCAGGAAAGAATTTAGATGAGGCAAAAGCACCGGTTATTTTAGAAGCCCAGGGTAAAAAAATCGGCTTTTTAGGAGCTTCCAGAGTTATACCTGCAGGTTCCTGGAATGCTACTTCCACAAAGCCGGGTATGCTGACTACTTATGATCCGAAAATACTGGTAGATGAGATAAAGAAATTGCGCAGTCAGTGTGATTATCTGGTGGTATATGTCCACTGGGGCATTGAACGTAAGGAAACGCCGGAAGACTATCAGAGATCTCTTGGAAAGCAGTATATAGATGCAGGGGCAGATATTGTTATTGGCAGTCATCCTCATGTACTTCAGGGTGTAGAGTATTATAAGGGAAAGCCGGTTGTATACAGTCTGGGTAATTTCATTTTCGGAAGCAGCATTCCTAAGACTGCATTGCTTAAGGTGCAGTGGGACGGGGAAGACAGCCAGCTTACCTTTGTGTCGGGGACATCTTCAGCCGGATATACCAGAGTGCTTGAAAATGCAGACCAAAAGGCAGACTTTGCCTCTTATATGACAGGGATTTCTTATGGTGTTACAGTTGAGAAAGACGGAAACGTGGTGCCACAGCAGTAA
- the hcp gene encoding hydroxylamine reductase yields MENKMFCYQCQETANCTGCTITGVCGKNPQVAAAQDLLVYVTKGYCEVTTKLRKEGTNISDAENRMVVMNLFMTITNANFDKEAIENRIHDTLHVKKELLKKVRDTSGLTEAALWDGSGDWEAIARKVGVLSNPDEDIRSLQQLITYGIKGLCAYTKHANALMHTDPKLDAFIQEALAKTLDNSLTVEELVALTLKTGEYGVKGMAMLDAANTGAYGNPEITAVNIGVRKNPGILVSGHDLRDLEMLLEQTKGTGVDVYTHSEMLPACSYPAFKKYPHFVGNYGNAWWQQKEEFEAFNGPILMTTNCIVPPKVSYKDRLYTTGAAGYPGCTYIPGGLGEKKDFSRIIEQAKKCPPPKELEFGTIPGGFAHAQVIALSDKVVAAVKSGKIKKFVVMAGCDGRMKSREYYTEFAKALPKDTVILTAGCAKYRYNKLKLGDIDGIPRVLDAGQCNDSYSLAVIAMKLQEIFGLDDINDLPIIYNIAWYEQKAVIVFLALLSLGIKNIHLGPTLPAFLSPAVLKVLVEKFHIAGITTVEEDMKLFFE; encoded by the coding sequence ATGGAAAATAAAATGTTCTGTTACCAGTGTCAGGAAACTGCCAACTGTACCGGTTGTACGATCACCGGCGTCTGTGGCAAAAATCCCCAGGTTGCGGCAGCTCAGGATCTTTTGGTGTATGTGACAAAGGGGTATTGTGAGGTAACAACCAAACTGCGTAAGGAAGGCACGAATATCAGTGATGCTGAAAACCGCATGGTGGTAATGAACCTGTTTATGACCATTACGAATGCTAATTTCGATAAGGAGGCTATTGAGAACCGCATTCATGATACTCTCCATGTGAAAAAAGAATTATTAAAGAAAGTAAGAGATACTTCTGGACTTACGGAAGCCGCTTTGTGGGACGGAAGCGGAGACTGGGAGGCAATCGCCAGAAAAGTGGGAGTCCTTTCCAACCCAGATGAGGATATCCGCAGCCTTCAGCAGCTGATCACCTATGGCATTAAGGGGCTTTGCGCTTATACCAAACATGCCAATGCCTTGATGCATACAGATCCCAAGCTGGATGCATTTATACAGGAAGCTCTGGCAAAGACATTGGATAACAGCCTGACGGTAGAGGAATTAGTGGCATTGACACTAAAAACAGGAGAGTACGGCGTAAAAGGAATGGCCATGTTAGATGCTGCCAACACCGGGGCTTATGGAAACCCTGAAATCACGGCGGTGAATATTGGTGTTAGGAAAAATCCGGGGATCCTGGTTTCAGGTCATGACCTGCGGGATCTGGAAATGCTTTTGGAGCAGACAAAGGGCACTGGCGTGGATGTGTATACCCACTCAGAAATGCTTCCCGCCTGCAGTTATCCGGCGTTTAAGAAATATCCTCATTTCGTAGGTAATTATGGCAATGCCTGGTGGCAGCAGAAAGAAGAATTTGAAGCATTTAACGGGCCGATCCTTATGACCACCAACTGTATCGTACCGCCAAAGGTCAGCTATAAAGACCGGCTTTATACTACTGGCGCAGCAGGATATCCAGGCTGTACCTATATTCCAGGAGGATTAGGAGAAAAGAAGGACTTTTCCCGGATCATAGAGCAAGCAAAGAAATGTCCGCCGCCAAAAGAACTGGAATTCGGCACAATCCCAGGTGGTTTTGCCCACGCCCAGGTGATCGCGCTGTCAGATAAAGTAGTGGCAGCGGTAAAGTCCGGGAAAATAAAGAAATTCGTAGTTATGGCGGGCTGCGACGGACGTATGAAGAGCCGTGAATATTATACAGAATTTGCCAAAGCACTGCCAAAAGATACCGTGATCCTCACAGCCGGCTGCGCCAAGTACCGCTACAATAAATTAAAACTGGGAGACATTGACGGCATTCCAAGAGTCCTGGACGCAGGCCAGTGCAACGACTCCTATTCTCTGGCAGTAATCGCCATGAAGCTTCAGGAGATATTTGGCCTGGATGATATCAACGACCTTCCTATTATTTATAACATCGCATGGTATGAGCAGAAAGCCGTGATCGTTTTCCTAGCCTTGTTATCTCTGGGAATCAAAAACATCCACCTGGGCCCAACACTGCCCGCCTTCCTGTCGCCGGCGGTGCTGAAAGTGCTGGTGGAAAAGTTTCATATTGCGGGAATCACGACGGTGGAAGAGGATATGAAGTTGTTTTTTGAATAA
- a CDS encoding RNA methyltransferase, producing the protein MKLNEIEITDFNSPELDIYARCNEAQLLHYFEPAPGIFIAESPKVIERALHAGYVPISFLAEKRLVTADAGETRQLLEKYPDVPVFTAEYNVLTKLTGFALTRGMLCAMKRIVLPSVEKICKNASRIAILEDVVNPTNVGAIIRSAAALGMDAVLLTHGCADPLYRRASRVSMGTVFQIPWTILPKDSWPCATLDTLKNMGFKTAAMALKTDSVSIDDTVLASYEKLAIVLGTEGEGLKNATIAACDYTVLIPMFHGVDSLNVAAASAVAFWQLGRRK; encoded by the coding sequence ATGAAATTAAATGAAATCGAGATCACAGATTTTAACTCCCCGGAGCTTGACATCTACGCCCGATGCAATGAGGCCCAGCTTCTCCATTATTTTGAACCGGCTCCCGGCATTTTTATTGCTGAAAGCCCCAAGGTGATTGAACGGGCATTACATGCCGGATATGTTCCCATTTCTTTTCTGGCTGAGAAACGCCTGGTTACAGCGGATGCAGGTGAAACCAGACAGCTTCTTGAAAAATACCCGGATGTCCCGGTTTTTACTGCTGAATACAATGTGCTTACAAAACTTACCGGATTTGCACTGACACGGGGCATGCTCTGTGCCATGAAGCGCATTGTCCTTCCTTCTGTGGAAAAAATATGTAAAAATGCCAGCCGCATTGCCATTCTTGAAGACGTAGTAAATCCAACCAATGTGGGAGCCATTATCCGTTCCGCTGCTGCCCTTGGCATGGACGCCGTGCTCCTCACCCATGGCTGCGCCGATCCATTATACCGCCGCGCCTCCCGTGTGAGCATGGGAACTGTATTCCAGATCCCATGGACCATTCTGCCTAAGGATTCCTGGCCTTGTGCCACTCTGGATACACTTAAAAATATGGGCTTTAAAACTGCTGCCATGGCATTAAAAACCGATTCCGTATCTATTGACGATACGGTTTTAGCTTCCTATGAAAAGCTGGCTATCGTCCTTGGCACAGAAGGGGAAGGACTTAAAAATGCCACCATTGCAGCCTGTGACTACACGGTTCTCATCCCTATGTTCCACGGAGTAGATTCACTAAATGTGGCAGCTGCCAGCGCTGTTGCTTTCTGGCAGCTTGGACGCAGAAAATAA
- a CDS encoding galactokinase, with amino-acid sequence MNVCDTMKQLNSERTDAFMHELYGNGAAENKARYEAVLKGFKEAFGDSEEVLLFSSPGRTEISGNHTDHNHGKVLAGSINLDCVGAAAKNYSNQVHIISETYDQNITIDLNDLEPSIKKAGTVDLIKGLLKGFETSGYSVGGFNAYITSNVISAAGVSSSASFEMLVCSMLNTFFNESHMDNVAYAHIGKYAENVYWDKASGLLDQMACAVGGLITIDFVEPMTPVVKKIDFDFQAQNHSLIIVQTGKGHADLSAEYSAVPEEMKKVAKYFGKDVLAQVSEEKVIKHLPEVRKFAGDRAVLRALHFFEENKRVEAEVAALKDGRFNDFLENITASGNSSWKWLQNCFTTSNSEEQGITVALALTELFIAKKQKGACRVHGGGFAGVIMAMLPNEIVEEYKEYMESCLGEGCVYKMSIRPYGAICVSEYL; translated from the coding sequence ATGAATGTATGTGATACCATGAAGCAGTTAAATAGTGAAAGAACCGATGCATTTATGCATGAACTTTATGGAAATGGGGCAGCAGAAAATAAAGCAAGATATGAGGCGGTACTGAAAGGCTTTAAAGAGGCTTTTGGTGACAGCGAAGAAGTTCTTCTTTTTTCCTCACCAGGACGTACAGAGATCAGTGGAAACCACACAGACCATAATCATGGAAAAGTACTGGCTGGCAGCATTAATCTGGACTGCGTAGGAGCAGCTGCGAAAAACTATTCAAACCAGGTGCATATTATCAGCGAGACTTATGATCAGAATATTACGATTGACTTAAATGATCTGGAGCCGAGCATTAAAAAGGCTGGTACTGTAGACCTGATCAAAGGGCTTTTAAAAGGCTTTGAGACTTCTGGATATAGTGTTGGTGGATTTAATGCTTATATTACCAGCAATGTGATCAGTGCAGCAGGTGTCAGTTCCTCTGCTTCTTTTGAGATGCTGGTGTGCTCCATGTTAAATACATTTTTCAATGAAAGCCATATGGACAATGTAGCTTATGCCCATATTGGAAAGTATGCGGAAAATGTATACTGGGACAAGGCTTCCGGACTCCTTGACCAGATGGCATGTGCAGTAGGCGGTCTGATCACCATTGACTTTGTGGAACCTATGACTCCTGTGGTAAAGAAGATTGATTTTGATTTTCAGGCACAGAACCACAGTCTGATCATTGTCCAGACAGGAAAAGGTCATGCAGATTTAAGCGCTGAGTATTCTGCTGTACCTGAAGAAATGAAAAAAGTTGCAAAATATTTTGGAAAAGATGTTCTGGCACAGGTTTCAGAAGAAAAAGTGATCAAACACCTTCCGGAAGTGAGAAAATTTGCAGGAGACCGTGCTGTACTACGTGCATTACATTTCTTTGAGGAAAACAAGAGAGTAGAGGCAGAGGTAGCAGCATTAAAAGATGGTCGTTTTAATGATTTTCTGGAGAATATTACAGCTTCCGGAAATTCTTCCTGGAAATGGCTGCAGAACTGCTTTACAACCAGCAATAGTGAAGAACAGGGGATAACCGTTGCATTAGCCTTAACAGAGCTATTTATCGCAAAGAAACAGAAAGGTGCCTGCCGGGTACACGGAGGCGGTTTCGCCGGTGTTATTATGGCAATGCTGCCAAATGAGATTGTAGAAGAGTATAAAGAATACATGGAAAGCTGTCTGGGTGAAGGGTGCGTATACAAGATGAGCATCCGGCCTTATGGTGCGATCTGTGTAAGTGAATACTTATAA